From Phyllopteryx taeniolatus isolate TA_2022b chromosome 18, UOR_Ptae_1.2, whole genome shotgun sequence, the proteins below share one genomic window:
- the hsdl1 gene encoding LOW QUALITY PROTEIN: inactive hydroxysteroid dehydrogenase-like protein 1 (The sequence of the model RefSeq protein was modified relative to this genomic sequence to represent the inferred CDS: deleted 1 base in 1 codon) yields MAAVDSFHLLYGEISRSCGVYLETLAVVGAVYTASRAVVLLRDCCVLVRVHFLPRMIPSRKLTQRYGDWAVVYGASEPVAQAYAEELARQGVSIIFVTQDRATVGDFAANLSRSYGVETVPVHADLCWDEAAGEPVKEALRGKDVGFLVNCVDEACASPRELVEMSERRLMEVTANNVAGATLLTRLVLPGMLERGRGAVVNISSGACCRPPPGRVTLTAATGYLDHFSRALHVEYGARGIFAQSLLPFQMASSERRPASSTEGWFAPTPHVYARHAISTLGVSNRTTGYWPHTLQYGLMRCIPEWIWVLGWRVFIG; encoded by the exons ATGGCGGCAGTGGACAGCTTCCACTTGCTGTACGGCGAAATTTCCCGATCGTGTGGCGTATACTTGGAAACGCTGGCCGTGGTGGGCGCTGTGTACACGGCCAGCAGGGCTGTCGTCCTGCTCAGGGACTGCTGCGTGCTGGTCAGGGTGCACTTCCTGCCCCGGATGATCCCCAGCAGGAAGCTGACG CAAAGATATGGAGACTGGGCTGTCGTTTATG GTGCATCGGAGCCCGTGGCGCAGGCGTACGCCGAGGAGCTGGCCCGGCAAGGCGTCAGCATCATCTTCGTCACGCAGGACCGGGCCACCGTCGGCGACTTTGCCGCAAATCTGTCCCGGAGCTACGGCGTGGAAACCGTCCCGGTCCACGCCGACCTTTGCTGGGACGAGGCGGCCGGCGAGCCCGTCAAGGAAGCCCTGAGGGGCAAAGATGTGGGTTTCCTGGTCAACTGCGTGGACGAGGCGTGCGCGTCGCCCCGCGAGCTCGTGGAAATGTCCGAGCGCAGGCTGATGGAGGTGACGGCCAATAATGTCGCCGGCGCCACGCTGCTGACCCGCTTGGTGCTGCCTGGCATGCTGGAGCGCGGCCGGGGGGCCGTGGTCAACATCTCGTCCGGCGCCTGCTGCCGGCCGCCGCCTGGGAGAGTGACGCTCACCGCCGCCACC GGGTACTTGGATCATTTCTCCAGAGCGCTCCACGTCGAGTACGGCGCGAGAGGGATCTTTGCTCAAAGTCTGCTTCCATTCCAG ATGGCCTCCAGTGAGCGGCGTCCGGCGTCGTCCACGGAAGGCTGGTTCGCGCCCACGCCGCACGTTTACGCGCGCCACGCCATCTCCACCCTGGGCGTGTCCAACCGGACCACCGGCTATTGGCCGCACACGCTGCAG taTGGACTGATGAGGTGCATCCCCGAGTGGATTTGGGTTTTGGGCTGGCGAGTGTTCATCGGTTAA